In Leishmania mexicana MHOM/GT/2001/U1103 complete genome, chromosome 17, the following proteins share a genomic window:
- a CDS encoding NADH-ubiquinone oxidoreductase, mitochondrial,putative has translation MRRVAAASASATAVAPMTSYLSTNAALLTNACAVHGEARHLNTDYDNTRIPWDFTTASYEKIHNEILPKFPRGRRISATIPLLHLAQQQQGGYIPVTAMYKIAKICEVPPMHVFETVTFYSMFNRHPVGKYHIQFCRTTPCMLCGADELMERTMHYLNVRMHGTTSDGLITIGEMECLGACVNAPMLVVSDYSNPPNFSYDYMEDLTWESIKTLVENLRSGKPFKIGPQRPDRKYAEPAGGRTSLLFKEPPGPYCRDLDEKVDAAPPKK, from the coding sequence atgcgccgcgtcgctgctgcctctgcttcTGCgaccgcggtggcgccgatgACAAGCTACCTGTCCACCAACGCGGCGCTCCTTACGAacgcctgcgccgtccacGGTGAGGCGCGTCACCTGAACACGGACTACGACAACACACGCATTCCGTGGGACTTCACCACAGCCAGCTACGAGAAGATTCACAACGAGATCTTGCCCAAGTTCCCACGCGGCAGGCGAATCTCGGCCACCAttccgctgctgcatctcgcccagcagcagcagggcggGTACATCCCGGTGACGGCGATGTACAAGATAGCAAAGATTTGCGAAGTGCCACCGATGCACGTCTTCGAGACGGTCACCTTCTACTCCATGTTCAACCGGCATCCGGTTGGTAAGTACCACATCCAATTCTGCCGCACCACCCCGTGCATGCtgtgcggcgccgacgagctgatggagcgcaCCATGCACTACCTGAACGTGCGCATGCACGGCACGACGAGCGACGGCCTTATCACGATTGGCGAGATGGAGTGTCttggcgcgtgcgtgaatGCACCAATGCTGGTGGTGAGCGACTACAGCAACCCGCCCAACTTCTCGTACGACTACATGGAGGACTTAACGTGGGAGAGCATCAAGACGCTCGTGGAGAACCTCCGTAGTGGAAAGCCTTTCAAAATCGGCCCGCAGCGTCCAGATCGCAAGTACGCTGAGCCGGCCGGTGGGCGCACGTCGCTCCTGTTCAAGGAACCGCCAGGTCCGTACTGCCGTGACTTGGACGAGAAGGTggacgccgcgccgcccaAGAAGTAG
- a CDS encoding putative histone H2A, which yields MSYTGEESTGLQAQPPMMGPGSATADQTSIVSGGKLGGKGKGKGKGKGKRGGKTGGKAGRRDRMSRAARAELNFPVGRIHSRLKDGLYRKQRCGASAAIYCAALLEYLTTEVIELSGAAAKAQKTERIKPRHLLLAIRGDEELNQVVKATISRGGVVPNVHKALEKKSKKKSAKRAA from the coding sequence ATGTCGTACACCGGCGAGGAATCTACCGGCCTGcaggcgcagccgccgatgATGGGGCCTGGCTCTGCGACGGCCGATCAGACCAGCATCGTCTCGGGTGGCAAGCTCGGTGGAAAGGGCAAGGGCAAGGGTAAAGGTAAGGGTAAGCGCGGTGGGAAGACTGGCGGCAAGGCAGGGCGTCGTGACCGCATGTCgcgtgccgcgcgcgcagagTTGAACTTCCCGGTCGGTCGCATTCACTCTCGCCTGAAGGATGGTCTCTACCGCAAGCAGCGTTGCGGTGCATCTGCCGCTATATACTGCGCCGCTCTGCTGGAGTATCTCACGACGGAGGTGATCGAGCTTtccggcgcggcggcgaaggctCAGAAGACAGAGCGCATCAAGCCACGCCACCTGTTGCTTGCCATTCGAGGTGATGAGGAACTGAACCAGGTAGTGAAGGCGACCATCTcgcgcggtggcgtggtGCCGAATGTGCACAAAGCACTGGAGAAGAAGTCCAAGAAGAAGAGCGCCAAGCGTGCCGCGTAG
- a CDS encoding cytidine deaminase-like protein, with protein MPAIKWSSPVVRNDLMSLTRLPVEMQRAAAAAVAAQKNAYSPYSNFSVGAALLHDDGSVTAGCNYENCTLQSCCAERCAIVRANVEGRRRANAVAVYGRSCAVATPTNPPPADTLCPPCGLCRQLLVEVADLSENFEEFMLILVALDAQRAKVVRLADLMPAKFGPADIGMDVARLGCHPSA; from the coding sequence ATGCCCGCCATCAAGTGGTCTTCACCGGTGGTGCGGAATGACCTCATGTCCCTGACGAGGCTGCCGGTGGAGAtgcagcgggcggcggcggcggccgtcgcggcgcaaaAGAATGCCTACTCCCCATACTCGAACTTTTCCGTTGGCGCCGCCCTTCtgcacgacgacggcagcgtcacggccgGGTGCAATTACGAGAACTGCACGCTGCAGTCATGCTGTGCCGAGCGCTGTGCCATTGTGCGAGCCAACGTGGAGggccgccggcgcgccaACGCTGTGGCTGTGTACGGCCGtagctgcgccgtcgccaccccGACAAACCCCCCTCCGGCGGACACTCTTTGCCCCCCGTGCGGGCTGTGCCGACAACTACTGGTCGAGGTGGCCGACCTCTCCGAGAACTTTGAGGAGTTCATGCTGATTCTCGTCGCGCTCGATGCACAGCGAGCAAAGGTGGTGCGACTGGCAGATCTCATGCCGGCGAAGTTTGGTCCGGCAGACATAGGCATGGACGTAGCGCGGCTGGGCTGCCACCCCTCTGCATAG